GGGAGTCCGCACCCCGAGCGAGCGCACACGATCGGCGACGCCCTGCGAGATGGTCACGAGCGCGCGCGCTCCTCGCAGCGCGAAGCGCTCGACGCGGCGCAGGACTCGCACCACGAGCGGGGAGGTCTGCATGTAGGCCGCGGCGTCAGCCCAGATATCAGCCGCATCGTAGACATAGGGGATGCGTCTGATCGCGCAGACGAGCCGCACCACCGCACCCGTGGTGGGCGGAGGCTCGACGAAGACGACAGCGGGGCGCCGAGCGAACAGCAGTCGGAAGAGGAGGGGAACGTCGAAGCTCATGTACTGCACGTATCCGCGTACGTAGCCGCTGCGGTCGCGCATGACGGGGAAGGTGCGGATGCGCTCGCCGCGGGAGCCGTCGCCCTGCCCGGGCAGGGGCTTGGCGGTGAGCACCTCTACTTCGACGCCCTGCTCGCGCAGGGCGTCGGCGACGCAGCCGAGGAACAGCGAGGCGGCGGCGGGCTCGGGCCGGTAGATGCGGGAGACGATGACGACGCGCACTATGCCTCCAGGAAGTTCTGCATGAGCACGTCGCGGGAGAACCCGCCGCTGTGCAGCCGTCTGACGAACTCGGGGCCCCTTCGCGCGATCTCGCGGTAGTGTTCACGACGAGCCACGATGTCGCGCAGCGTCGCCTCGACGCACTCGACGGTCGTCTCGTGGATCGGCAGCGGCATCCCGGCGTGGCGTTCGACCTCACCGCGCACCTGATCGCTCACGTGCGCGAGCACGATGCGACCCGACGCCATCACCTCGCAAGCGGCTACGCCGTAGTCGCCCGATCGGAACTGGTCGAGCACCACGTCGGCGTCGGCGAACACCGCGGGCATCTCGTGGTTCGGCACTCCCTGCAGCTCGACGTACTCGATGAGCCCCTCGTCGTGGAGCTTCTGGGCGACCGGGGCCACGTACGTGGTGCCCTTGGGGATCGGGTTGGTCGGGGCGTGCACGACCTTGATGCGCTCGCGCTCGAGCAGCGGCGCGTCGTTCGCCCAGCGCTCGGGGTCGATGATGACGCCGAGGAAGTGGGCTTCGGGAAGGTCGAGGAGCAGGCCAGCGGTCGAGACGAATACCGGCGCGCCGGTGTCTGCGATGAGCCGCAGGTTCTCGGCGACGACGGGTTCGACGAGCCGGGGGTCGACCCACTCGGAGTCGCGGAAGTACGACCACTCGTCGAGTTCGGCGTGTCGGGATGGGAGGCGCACGTCGGTGCCGTGGCCGACGAAGGCGACCTTCAGCCCGGCCTCCCGCATGCGCGCGATCTGACGGCGCATGTCGCCCGAGAACATGCCGCCGAGAACGGGATAGCAGGCTTCGATGAGCACGTGGGTGTAGTGCTCGGCGAGTGTGTCAATCATGGCCCGCTGCCAGGCTCGGGAGTGCTCGGTCGTGCGCCACGAGACGGTGTAGTCGGCGGGATAGTGCAGCACGTTGTTGCCGTCGTGCACGTAGTTGCGCGAGGAGACCTCGCCGCTCGTCTCCACCGCGCGGCCCCACTGGTAACCCTGGCCCGCGTAGTTCACGGGGCCGATGAAGAGCCGCACCGGTTTGCCCTCGTCGGGCAGGGGAGGCGGGGGAGGCGTGACGCCCTTGAGCCGATCGACGGTCGACGCGATCGCGTCCTGCCCGAACTTCGGAACGAGCTTCCAGAGGCGCTCAGCTGCCGGATGCATCGAACCCCTCCTTCCGAGCCGAACGTGAGACCCAGTGCTGCTGCAGCACACGGGCCGAATAGCGCCCGTCGTGCACCGCGCTTACGAACTCGACGCTGCGAGCGCGTTCGCGTGAGAGATCGGGAGCCGCGATGAGACGACGCAACACGACTTCAAGCGTACCCACACTCGCCTCGATCACCGGCAATTGCAGGCCGGTCGCCGCGAGAATGTCGGCCCTCACGCGCTCGAAGACCTGGCCGACCACCACGCAACCCGCGGCCATCGCCTCGCAGGCGGCCACCCCGTACGAGCCCGTGCGGAACTGGTCGAGCACCACGTCGGCCTCGGCGAACCTCGCGGGCATCTCGGCCGAGGGCACGCCCTGGATGAGATCGAGCTCGATCAGCCCCTCGGCCTGCAACTGCTCGAGCATCGGCATGATGAGCGGAGTGCCCTTGTATGCTGCGACCGATGGTGCGTGAGCGACGCGCAGCGGTGCTCCCGCGGGGCGCTCCTCCCGAGCGTCGGCGGCCCACCGCTGCGGATCGACCACGACCGGGCACCAGAACGCGTCGGGCAGATCGCTTCGCAGATCCGGCGTCGAGACGAAGACCGGACGACCGCTGCGTTCGAGGAGCGCGATGTTGCGAGCCGCGAGCTGCTCGGCGCGAGGCACGTATACCGCCGGATCGTCGTAGTAGGAGAGGGGATGCTCGCGCATGTGTCGCGACGGCAGCCGAGCGTCCGTGCCATGAGCCAGGTAGGCCACGTCGACGCTGTGGTCGATCAGCGCCTGCGCTTGGACTTCGACGGATCGGCCCATCAGCCGCCCGAACGGCGGTTCCTCGGCCTCGATGAGCACGTGGGTGCCGCGCGTCGCAGCCTCGAACTGCCGCCGCTGCCAGTCGGGGTCGTTGTGGTAGGTGCCGACCGGCACGAGCAGGTCGGCCTCGAAGTCGAACCCGCCGGGCACGTCGAACGCCATGTTTCGGGCCGAGATGCCGGTGTCGGCGGCCTCGAGCGCCCTCGCCCAGGCGAACGCCTGGCCCGAGTAGTTGACCGGCGCGATCAGCAGACGCGTCGGTTTCTCGGCGAACGACGTCGTGGGCACACTGCCTCGAGGAGCCGGGCGGCCGAGGCGGCGCGCCGCAAGCCTCCCGAGCGGGCTCATGGGTGCATCGGCGATGAGATCGATCAGCCGATTGATCCACGAGGGCAGGCGGTTGCGATTCACAGCTCTGGGTGACCCGCTCGGCTCACGAATGTCATGCCGTCGATTCTATCCCGGCTCCCGGTCTCGTTCTCCCGTATCATGGTGCGCGGTCTCCACCCTTCGCCCACTCATCTCCTCGGCCCGCCCGGCTGATCCGACTCGAAAGATGATCCGTCCATGGAATCCGCAGCACCCAAGATCTTCGACTACTCCCTGAAGTCGTACTCCGACGCTCTCAAGGACTACGTCGACACCGGATACGCGGTCACGTCGTTCCAAAAGTACCTCGCAGACCCGCAAGAGCGTCACATGGTGCTGCGACACGACATCGACAACACGATCGAGCAGGCGCTGCGCGTCGCGCGCGTCGATGCCGAGGCCGGCGTGAGCTCCACCTTCTTCCTGCGGGTGCACGCTCGCGGCTACAACCTGCTGAGCCTTCCGTCGCTGCAGATCGTGCAGGAGATGGAGCAGCTGGGGCACGAGGTGCAACTGCACCTCGAGGGCGGGCTCTGCGACTGGCTCGGCAGCGACAACCTCGACTGGGCCGATCGGCAGCGCGCCGTCTTCGAAGCGGCGGTCGGGCGCCCCCTCGGCGGCTTCAGCTCGCACGAGCCCGCTCGCACGGGCGGGCTCGAGTTCGCCAACGGCCTGCTCGAGCGCTGGAGCGACAGCGTCGCCTATCACGCGTACGAGGAGCGGTTCATGACGCCGAGCATGAAGTACCTGAGCGACTCGAGCGGGCGCTGGCGCGAGGGGCACTTCGGCGAGTGGGTCGGCAAGGAACCGCTCATGCAGGTGCTCACCCACCCGTTCTGGTGGTTCGAGAAGGTGCCCGCCGAGAACTACTGATCCGGTGACGACGGCCCGCGGACATCGGTCCACGGGCCGTCGTGCATGCGCCGAGCGCTACTTCTTGTTGTCGCCGAGGCGCTTGGCGGGGTTGCCCACCCGCACCTCGTTCTCGGGCACAGACTTGACGGCGACGGCTCCGATGCCGAGCAGCGAGTCCTTGCCGAGGGTGAGCCCCTGGATCACCGACGCGTTCGGTCCGATCCACACCTCGTCCTCGATCACCACGCTGCCCGAGATCTCGGCGCAGGCCGTGATGATGACGTTCCTGCCGATACGGCAGTTGTGGGCGATGTGCACGTGGTCGTCGATCTTCGTGTAGTCGCCGACGACGGTCGGAGCGATGGTACCCGAGCACACCGTGGTGAAATTGCCGACCTCGGTGTGCGCGCCGAGCCGCACCGACCCGATGTGCGGCACGTGGAAGTTGTTGCCGTCGGCGTCCTTCTCGATGCCGAAGCCCTCCTCGCCGATGACGGCGTGGCTCTTGACGAGCGAGTGCTCGCCGATCACCACGCCCCGGCCGATCACCACGTGATCACGCACCTCCGAGTGCGCCTCGATCACGGCGCCCTCGCGCACCACCGTGTATTCGCCGATGTGCGCCGACTCATGGACGCGAGCCGTGGGGTGCACTCGCGCGGTATCGGCGACTCCGGCCGCGGCCTTCGGGGCGAAGTGCCGCGCGACCGCCTGCCCGAACGCCGCCCGGGGGTTCTCCACGAGTATGAGGGAGCCGGTGGCGCCCTCCGGAAGTTCGGTGCCGAGCGGGGCGAGGACCACCGCGCCCGCCAGCGATGCGCGCTCGAACGCCTCGGCGAATCGCGCAGTGTCTCCCACGAAGGTGAGCTGCCGCGCCTCGGCGTCGAGCAGGGGAGCGGGCGCCGAGACGACGGCGTTCGCGCCGACGAGTTCCGCGGCGAAATCCGAAGCGATGTCCTGTGCCATGAGTGCGGTCATGCGAGAACTGTACCGCGCAGAGGTCTGGAGCGGACGGGTGCGAACGTAAACTGGGACGGGACTCCGCCCCTCGGATACCATGGGCGGACGCAGCACAGGCATATGGAGGAGTCAGCATGGCGCAGCCGAACATCGTTCTTTTCGGAGCGGGAACGATGGGGCGCAACCACGCGCGCATCGTCTCATCGTCTGCGCGGGCCAACCTCGTCGGCATCGTCGACCCCTTCGAGCAGAACGGTCGCGCGGCGACCGAGCAGTACGGCGGGGAGTGGTTCCCCGCTGCCGAAGAAGCGCTGAAGAAGGCCGACGCCGTGGTGGTGGCCGCCTCCACCGAGTACCACTACGACATCGCGAAAGAGGTCCTCGACGCCGGTCTCCCGGTGCTCATCGAGAAGCCGATCTGCCCCTCGCTCGAGCAGACCGAGGAGATCCTCGGCATGGCCGAGCAGCGCGGTGTGCCCGTGCAGTGCGGGTTCCTCGAGCGTTTCAACGCCGGCGTGCTCGCGGCGCGGAAGCTCATCGACGAGCCCGTCTACGTGCGAGCCGAGCGCCATTCGCCGCACTGGGCCCGCATCAAGACGGGCGTCGCCTGGGACATGCTGGTGCACGACGCCGACCTCATCTCGAACCTCTACGGCGCGGCGTCGCCCGAATCTGTGAGCGCCGAGCTCGGCTACTTCCATCCCGATTCGCTCGAGGGCGCCGAAGACGTCATCGACATGACGCTGCGCTTCCCCGGGGGAGGCATCGCTTCGGCATCGGCCAGCCGCATCGGGCAGCGGAAGGTGCGCCGCATGCTCGTGCAGTCGCTCGACTCGATGGTCGAGGTCGACCTCCTGCTGCGCAGCGTCACCAAGTACCGCCACACCAACATCGAGAGCACCGACGACAAGGTCGGTTTCAAGCAGATGACCGAGATGGAGGTGCCCGAGGTCTCGGGTCTCGAGCCGCTCGCCGCGCAGTTCGAGCACTTCATCGACCTCGTCGAGGGGCGCATCGACGCCGATGCGGAGCGACGCAGCATCCTCCCGGCTCACCGCATCATCGCTGCAGCGCTCGACGGGCGGTGACACCGGGGAGTTCCCCGTTAGCCGTCGCATAGACTGTTCGGCATGGATCTTCTGGTTGTCGGCTCTGGTTTCTTCGGTCTCACCATCGCTGAGCGCGCGGCGTCCGCGGGCAAGAAGGTGGTCGTGATCGATCGCCGCTCCCACATCGGCGGCAACGCCTACTCCGAGGCGGAGCCCGAGACCGGCATCGAGGTGCACCGCTAC
The genomic region above belongs to Leucobacter muris and contains:
- a CDS encoding glycosyltransferase, whose amino-acid sequence is MHPAAERLWKLVPKFGQDAIASTVDRLKGVTPPPPPLPDEGKPVRLFIGPVNYAGQGYQWGRAVETSGEVSSRNYVHDGNNVLHYPADYTVSWRTTEHSRAWQRAMIDTLAEHYTHVLIEACYPVLGGMFSGDMRRQIARMREAGLKVAFVGHGTDVRLPSRHAELDEWSYFRDSEWVDPRLVEPVVAENLRLIADTGAPVFVSTAGLLLDLPEAHFLGVIIDPERWANDAPLLERERIKVVHAPTNPIPKGTTYVAPVAQKLHDEGLIEYVELQGVPNHEMPAVFADADVVLDQFRSGDYGVAACEVMASGRIVLAHVSDQVRGEVERHAGMPLPIHETTVECVEATLRDIVARREHYREIARRGPEFVRRLHSGGFSRDVLMQNFLEA
- a CDS encoding glycosyltransferase, with translation MSPLGRLAARRLGRPAPRGSVPTTSFAEKPTRLLIAPVNYSGQAFAWARALEAADTGISARNMAFDVPGGFDFEADLLVPVGTYHNDPDWQRRQFEAATRGTHVLIEAEEPPFGRLMGRSVEVQAQALIDHSVDVAYLAHGTDARLPSRHMREHPLSYYDDPAVYVPRAEQLAARNIALLERSGRPVFVSTPDLRSDLPDAFWCPVVVDPQRWAADAREERPAGAPLRVAHAPSVAAYKGTPLIMPMLEQLQAEGLIELDLIQGVPSAEMPARFAEADVVLDQFRTGSYGVAACEAMAAGCVVVGQVFERVRADILAATGLQLPVIEASVGTLEVVLRRLIAAPDLSRERARSVEFVSAVHDGRYSARVLQQHWVSRSARKEGFDASGS
- a CDS encoding GCN5 family acetyltransferase gives rise to the protein MESAAPKIFDYSLKSYSDALKDYVDTGYAVTSFQKYLADPQERHMVLRHDIDNTIEQALRVARVDAEAGVSSTFFLRVHARGYNLLSLPSLQIVQEMEQLGHEVQLHLEGGLCDWLGSDNLDWADRQRAVFEAAVGRPLGGFSSHEPARTGGLEFANGLLERWSDSVAYHAYEERFMTPSMKYLSDSSGRWREGHFGEWVGKEPLMQVLTHPFWWFEKVPAENY
- a CDS encoding LpxD N-terminal domain-containing protein, with translation MTALMAQDIASDFAAELVGANAVVSAPAPLLDAEARQLTFVGDTARFAEAFERASLAGAVVLAPLGTELPEGATGSLILVENPRAAFGQAVARHFAPKAAAGVADTARVHPTARVHESAHIGEYTVVREGAVIEAHSEVRDHVVIGRGVVIGEHSLVKSHAVIGEEGFGIEKDADGNNFHVPHIGSVRLGAHTEVGNFTTVCSGTIAPTVVGDYTKIDDHVHIAHNCRIGRNVIITACAEISGSVVIEDEVWIGPNASVIQGLTLGKDSLLGIGAVAVKSVPENEVRVGNPAKRLGDNKK
- a CDS encoding Gfo/Idh/MocA family protein; amino-acid sequence: MAQPNIVLFGAGTMGRNHARIVSSSARANLVGIVDPFEQNGRAATEQYGGEWFPAAEEALKKADAVVVAASTEYHYDIAKEVLDAGLPVLIEKPICPSLEQTEEILGMAEQRGVPVQCGFLERFNAGVLAARKLIDEPVYVRAERHSPHWARIKTGVAWDMLVHDADLISNLYGAASPESVSAELGYFHPDSLEGAEDVIDMTLRFPGGGIASASASRIGQRKVRRMLVQSLDSMVEVDLLLRSVTKYRHTNIESTDDKVGFKQMTEMEVPEVSGLEPLAAQFEHFIDLVEGRIDADAERRSILPAHRIIAAALDGR